In Halogranum gelatinilyticum, the following are encoded in one genomic region:
- a CDS encoding ABC transporter permease produces MIAPYDPTATHVADKFAGPGGQYLLGTDNYGRDLLSRVLYGGRASIIIGLVSTAFGLVFGVPIGIVSGYLGGRFDEVMMRLMDTLLSIPSLLLALLVVTVLGSGIVNTILAIGVVFTPGIARITRSSTLSVKNEEYITAAEARGESVYRIAFREILPNVSSPILVEASIRVGFGILIGTSLSFLGLGTQPPFPDWGYMISVSRSHLHSSIWFMLWPSLALGFTIMGFNLIGDALRDVMDSKVHSD; encoded by the coding sequence TTGATCGCACCATACGACCCCACGGCGACCCACGTCGCCGACAAGTTCGCTGGGCCGGGTGGGCAGTATCTCCTCGGCACTGACAACTACGGCCGCGACCTGCTGTCACGGGTACTCTACGGTGGCCGTGCGAGCATCATCATCGGACTCGTTTCGACTGCGTTCGGACTAGTATTCGGCGTCCCCATCGGTATCGTCTCGGGCTACCTTGGCGGGCGGTTCGATGAGGTGATGATGCGGCTGATGGACACGTTGCTCAGTATCCCTTCGCTGTTGCTGGCTCTGCTCGTCGTGACAGTACTGGGCTCCGGAATCGTAAACACGATCCTTGCTATCGGCGTCGTCTTCACCCCTGGTATTGCGCGTATCACACGGAGCAGTACCCTCTCAGTGAAGAACGAGGAGTACATCACGGCCGCGGAGGCGCGTGGAGAGTCCGTCTACCGCATCGCATTCCGCGAGATTCTCCCGAACGTGAGTTCGCCCATTCTGGTCGAGGCGTCGATCCGTGTCGGCTTCGGTATCCTCATCGGAACATCGCTCTCGTTCCTCGGGCTCGGTACGCAGCCACCGTTCCCCGACTGGGGCTACATGATCTCCGTCTCCCGCAGTCACCTGCATTCGTCAATCTGGTTCATGCTGTGGCCGAGTCTGGCACTTGGGTTCACGATCATGGGCTTCAATCTGATTGGCGACGCACTCCGGGACGTAATGGACTCGAAGGTACACTCCGACTGA
- a CDS encoding ABC transporter permease → MSEFSVYLVKRMGYIGVTLLLISLIIFAITQLLPGNAAVMILGKQATEESIAAIEQQLGLNRAWYVQYFDWLVGFVTGDWGTSFSNRQAVAELIFPRLVRSAQLAAITSVLVTVTAIPLGVLAAIKRDSIWDLLASAGGYIGVSMPEFVIGTAFIALFTGPVFQILPYGGYEPLSSGVVTWAKHLILPSVTLSIILTAHVMRLTRSEVVEVLRKDYVRSARLKGLSETKVISRHALRNGLLPTITLLTLNVGYLLGSIVVVEEVFTFPGLGRLLVRSIQARDLPVIQVTVMLLAIVYAFSNLTADVLYTYLDPRIEYGEEQ, encoded by the coding sequence ATGTCCGAATTTAGCGTATACCTAGTCAAGCGGATGGGATATATCGGGGTGACGCTCCTGTTGATCTCCCTGATCATCTTCGCCATCACACAACTGCTGCCGGGTAACGCGGCAGTCATGATCTTGGGCAAGCAGGCGACGGAGGAAAGCATCGCCGCCATCGAGCAGCAGCTCGGGTTGAACCGCGCGTGGTACGTTCAGTACTTCGATTGGTTGGTCGGGTTCGTGACCGGCGACTGGGGGACCAGCTTTTCAAACCGTCAGGCGGTCGCGGAACTCATCTTCCCCCGTCTTGTCCGGTCGGCACAACTTGCAGCTATCACATCAGTTCTCGTGACGGTGACAGCGATACCGCTGGGCGTCCTCGCGGCGATAAAGCGTGACTCTATCTGGGACCTTCTAGCTAGCGCGGGTGGCTACATCGGTGTCAGCATGCCCGAATTCGTCATCGGAACGGCGTTCATCGCGCTCTTTACCGGTCCAGTCTTCCAGATCCTTCCCTACGGTGGCTACGAGCCGCTGAGTTCAGGGGTGGTCACGTGGGCGAAACATCTGATACTGCCGAGCGTCACGTTATCGATTATCTTGACTGCGCACGTGATGCGGCTGACCCGGTCGGAAGTCGTCGAAGTTCTACGGAAAGACTACGTGCGCTCGGCGCGGCTTAAAGGACTGAGTGAGACGAAAGTCATCTCTCGGCACGCACTCAGAAACGGACTGCTGCCGACGATCACTCTACTCACGCTGAACGTCGGCTACCTTCTTGGGAGCATCGTTGTCGTCGAAGAGGTATTCACGTTCCCCGGCCTCGGCAGGCTCCTCGTCCGGTCGATTCAGGCGCGAGACTTGCCGGTTATCCAAGTGACGGTCATGCTACTGGCCATCGTGTATGCCTTCTCGAATCTCACGGCTGACGTGCTGTACACGTATCTGGATCCGCGGATCGAATACGGAGAGGAACAATAA